From Streptomonospora salina, the proteins below share one genomic window:
- a CDS encoding NUDIX hydrolase, translated as MSDGDGWVTLPDGSRRWGRFGSAGLLLLAPEGREAGGSHVLMQHRAVWSHQGGTWGVPGGARNSDETPVQAALREFGEEVAGDPGGMELVGLHRQEHTVWRYDTVLARAVSGERLEAANWESDEVRWVGVGDVPGLRLLPAFGTTWPLLREALGERLAVDVDASTVLPAGADEDGASVERLRDDLAGLAASGVAAGALPDGIVGAGLHRWFPRIRLFVSAGAQVPEPVPGVEVVCTRPEGAPDPPVEAEPADGVRTGVLFVTGRGDAAGGRGVHTVGPSWLAAAGALPVAARRGPVAPET; from the coding sequence ATGAGCGACGGCGACGGCTGGGTGACGCTTCCCGACGGGTCGCGCCGCTGGGGCCGCTTCGGCAGCGCCGGCCTGCTGCTGCTCGCGCCGGAGGGGCGCGAGGCGGGGGGCAGCCATGTGCTGATGCAGCACCGCGCGGTGTGGAGCCACCAGGGCGGCACCTGGGGCGTTCCCGGCGGGGCGCGCAACAGCGACGAGACCCCCGTGCAGGCTGCGCTGCGGGAGTTCGGGGAGGAGGTCGCGGGCGACCCGGGCGGCATGGAGCTGGTCGGGCTGCACCGCCAGGAGCACACGGTGTGGCGCTACGACACGGTGCTGGCCCGGGCCGTGTCGGGAGAGCGGCTGGAGGCCGCCAACTGGGAGAGCGACGAGGTCCGCTGGGTCGGCGTCGGCGACGTTCCCGGCCTTCGGCTGCTGCCGGCGTTCGGCACGACCTGGCCGCTGCTGCGCGAGGCCCTGGGCGAACGGCTCGCCGTGGACGTGGACGCGTCCACCGTGCTGCCGGCCGGGGCCGACGAGGACGGCGCGTCGGTGGAGCGGTTGCGCGACGACCTGGCCGGACTGGCCGCATCGGGCGTCGCCGCCGGAGCCCTGCCCGACGGAATCGTCGGCGCCGGCCTGCACCGGTGGTTCCCGCGGATCCGGTTGTTCGTGTCGGCCGGGGCGCAGGTGCCCGAGCCGGTGCCCGGCGTCGAGGTCGTGTGTACGCGCCCGGAGGGGGCGCCCGACCCGCCGGTCGAGGCGGAACCGGCGGACGGGGTCCGCACCGGGGTCCTGTTCGTCACCGGACGCGGCGATGCGGCCGGTGGCCGCGGGGTGCATACGGTCGGGCCGTCGTGGCTGGCCGCGGCGGGCGCCCTTCCCGTAGCCGCCCGGCGGGGGCCGGTGGCGCCGGAGACATGA
- a CDS encoding ABC-F family ATP-binding cassette domain-containing protein yields MSAGASAHIRARAVRVALGGRPVLSDTDATVSSRSRVAVAGENGRGKTTLLRVLSGDLVPDGGRVERTGTVGVVHQSLASCAGATVGTLVEESVRHSRLALDALDLATAGLENGDEGADALYTAALDAAVRLDAWDAQRRIDVALDGIGACSDRARELATMSVGERYRVRLACVLSGNHDILLLDEPTNHLDAGAQAFLAAQLKEHPGGLAIVTHDRALLRDVADDFLDLDPGMNGRPRVFSGGYDGWQEGRRRERERWIQEYDAQQTEHARLAQAVHEAQSRLSTGWRPDKGTGKHQRQSHAPGVVQSFKRKREALEAHRITVPRPPLELRWPHLPTPRGAPILTCDGVTVAGRLPAPVSLAIEGGDRLLVTGTNGAGKSTLLGVLTGHVTATTGSVRRSDGARIAYLSQEAPEWAEGLRAHEVYRSHTERLVSRGEAAESEVVPLRATGLLDAEALRTPVRRMSQGQRRRLHLAVCLAERPHLLILDEPTNHLSSLLVDEFTEALRDTPAAVVVATHDRRMLGDFADWPSLDAAAGSAAAGE; encoded by the coding sequence ATCTCGGCCGGCGCGAGCGCCCACATCCGCGCTCGCGCGGTCCGGGTCGCCCTCGGCGGGCGCCCGGTCCTGTCCGATACCGACGCCACGGTCTCGTCCCGGTCGCGTGTGGCGGTCGCGGGTGAGAACGGGCGCGGGAAGACGACGCTGCTGCGCGTCCTGTCCGGCGACCTCGTACCCGACGGCGGCCGGGTGGAGCGCACCGGCACGGTGGGTGTCGTCCACCAGTCGCTCGCGTCCTGCGCCGGCGCGACCGTCGGCACCCTGGTCGAGGAGTCGGTGCGGCATTCGCGCTTGGCCCTGGACGCGCTCGACCTCGCCACGGCGGGCCTCGAAAACGGCGACGAGGGGGCGGATGCGCTGTACACGGCGGCGCTCGACGCCGCGGTGCGGCTCGACGCCTGGGATGCCCAGCGCCGCATCGACGTCGCCTTGGACGGGATCGGAGCGTGCAGCGACCGGGCCCGTGAACTCGCCACCATGTCCGTGGGCGAGCGCTACCGGGTGCGCCTGGCGTGCGTACTCAGCGGGAACCACGACATCCTGCTGCTGGACGAGCCCACCAACCACCTCGACGCCGGAGCCCAGGCGTTCTTGGCGGCGCAGTTGAAGGAGCATCCGGGCGGTCTGGCGATCGTCACCCACGATCGCGCGCTGCTGCGCGACGTCGCCGACGACTTCCTCGATCTCGACCCCGGCATGAACGGACGCCCGCGGGTGTTCTCCGGGGGATACGACGGCTGGCAGGAAGGGCGCCGACGCGAGCGGGAACGCTGGATCCAGGAGTACGACGCCCAGCAGACCGAGCACGCCAGGCTGGCGCAAGCGGTGCACGAAGCGCAGAGCCGGTTGTCGACCGGGTGGCGTCCGGACAAGGGCACCGGTAAACACCAGCGCCAGTCGCACGCCCCGGGGGTGGTGCAGAGTTTCAAGCGCAAGCGGGAAGCTCTGGAGGCCCACCGGATCACGGTTCCCCGCCCGCCGCTGGAGCTGCGGTGGCCGCACCTGCCGACCCCGCGCGGCGCTCCGATCCTCACATGCGACGGTGTCACCGTCGCGGGAAGGCTGCCCGCGCCGGTCTCCCTGGCGATCGAGGGTGGCGACCGCCTGCTGGTCACGGGGACGAACGGGGCTGGCAAGTCGACGCTGCTCGGGGTCCTGACCGGGCACGTGACAGCGACGACCGGGTCGGTGCGCAGGTCCGACGGGGCCCGGATCGCCTATTTGTCCCAGGAGGCCCCGGAGTGGGCGGAGGGTCTGCGTGCCCACGAGGTGTATCGGTCGCATACCGAGCGGCTCGTGTCGCGGGGAGAAGCGGCCGAGTCGGAGGTCGTGCCGCTGCGCGCGACGGGGCTGCTGGACGCTGAGGCGCTGCGCACCCCCGTCCGGCGGATGTCGCAGGGGCAGCGGCGCCGCCTGCACCTCGCCGTGTGCCTTGCCGAGCGGCCCCACCTGCTGATCCTCGACGAACCGACGAACCACCTGTCGTCCTTGCTGGTGGACGAGTTCACCGAGGCGCTGCGGGACACCCCCGCTGCGGTCGTCGTCGCCACCCACGACCGCCGGATGCTCGGTGATTTCGCGGATTGGCCGTCGCTGGATGCGGCCGCGGGGTCGGCAGCGGCCGGGGAGTAG
- a CDS encoding AfsR/SARP family transcriptional regulator — MNFGVLGPISAWSHAGDPLPVGGPRQRCVLGTLLLELGKEVTVDRLIEYLWDDDPPRTARSVIQVQISHLRRSFPDVIKTTAGGYLARVDPDDVDLHRFRSFVARAKAAGDPAEEVVLWDEALTCWRGQPFSGTGSEYLGNTVVRPLLEERWSAWTAWAQCAFALHRYTEIVSRVTPLVRQDPFREQLQYFLIAALYRSGQRASALSAFQECRAYLAEELGVDPSPEVMELHGRILRETESDVGRIIGAAEPSETPEQPESEEQDQRPRDFVARNDLPRDIPDFTGRENDLERLLDLGTRDEGQAEIAVITGLGGAGKTTLAVHGAHRLADRFPDGLLFTDLYGYTIEHEPVSPASALGSLLRAIGVQPEAIPETVEERAALWRASLTGRRVLIVLDNVANFAQISPLLAAAPGSFTIVTSRQDLPGLSGAQYISLGMLDDEASLQLFAAVLGQERIEQEHGTAHEVVRMCGGLPLALRIVAGRMLSRPRWTFEHVKQRLSEHHRMFRELRIEGHSVEAVFELSYQSLNGEQRRAFLTLGVMIGGTVDLHGAAALLDCDPPEADDLLQELVSVCLLEEPSVDLYRFHDLLGSYAREKAATDLAEGEAEAARRRLGDHYLAMADRAAGMMGPRGHDDESGRRASSRYEATIADRSQATAWFERHQDNLASAVDFYAGVGLDEQAWQLADSLWRHYANHGQTELMMSTQEKALAASRANGNVRGSAATLIGLGIAHCLAGRFSHALELLNEAWELLETIDDERGKARVNSSLSLVYERMGRFHDALSSAWRVLEYALSIEDRKLEALQRVNLAIMYQILGDDEKTIEFCQIALSIKKGQGEYETATNVLRTLGEVHAARQELDQAFAYLDEALDLARFIGSQRDEIYVRNSMGVALRRRGDVDAALGSHRAALDLGEEIGQHSADAEILTDLGTTFTHAGRVEEAYKAQEEALSLARDRGELYIQGRALMGIGRLASRREQAVEYLAGAAKIFVDLGVPEARQAEAELEKLV, encoded by the coding sequence GTGAATTTCGGCGTGCTCGGCCCCATTTCCGCGTGGTCGCACGCGGGCGATCCGTTGCCCGTCGGCGGTCCGCGGCAGCGCTGTGTACTGGGCACGCTCCTGCTGGAACTGGGCAAAGAAGTCACGGTCGACCGGCTGATCGAGTACCTGTGGGACGACGACCCGCCCCGGACGGCCCGCTCGGTCATCCAAGTGCAGATCTCCCACCTGCGCAGGTCCTTCCCCGACGTCATCAAGACCACGGCCGGCGGCTACCTCGCTCGGGTCGATCCGGACGACGTCGACCTGCACCGGTTCCGATCCTTCGTCGCCCGCGCCAAGGCCGCCGGTGACCCCGCCGAAGAAGTCGTCCTCTGGGACGAGGCGCTGACCTGCTGGCGCGGGCAGCCGTTCTCGGGCACGGGATCGGAGTATCTCGGGAACACCGTGGTGCGCCCCCTGCTGGAGGAGCGCTGGAGCGCCTGGACCGCGTGGGCGCAATGCGCGTTCGCTCTGCACCGCTACACCGAGATCGTCTCCCGTGTGACTCCTCTGGTGCGCCAGGACCCCTTCCGGGAACAGCTCCAGTACTTCCTGATCGCCGCGCTGTACCGGAGCGGGCAGCGCGCTTCAGCACTCTCGGCGTTCCAGGAGTGCCGCGCGTACCTGGCCGAAGAGCTCGGCGTCGACCCCAGCCCCGAAGTCATGGAGCTGCACGGGCGCATCCTGCGCGAAACCGAGTCCGACGTCGGCCGGATCATCGGCGCCGCCGAGCCCTCGGAGACTCCGGAGCAGCCGGAATCGGAGGAGCAGGACCAGCGACCGCGCGACTTCGTCGCCCGCAACGACCTGCCGCGCGACATCCCCGATTTCACCGGGCGCGAGAACGACCTGGAACGCCTGCTCGACCTCGGTACGCGCGACGAGGGCCAAGCCGAGATCGCCGTGATCACCGGCCTGGGCGGAGCCGGCAAGACCACGCTCGCGGTCCACGGCGCGCACCGGCTCGCCGACCGGTTCCCCGACGGCCTGCTGTTCACCGACCTCTACGGCTACACCATCGAGCACGAGCCGGTCTCGCCCGCCTCGGCACTGGGCAGCCTCCTGCGCGCGATCGGGGTCCAGCCCGAGGCGATCCCGGAGACCGTCGAGGAACGCGCAGCACTGTGGCGCGCCAGCCTGACCGGGCGCCGCGTCCTGATCGTGCTGGACAACGTCGCCAACTTCGCGCAGATCAGCCCGTTGCTGGCGGCCGCGCCGGGATCGTTCACCATCGTCACCTCGCGCCAGGACCTGCCCGGCCTCAGCGGAGCGCAGTACATCTCCCTGGGCATGCTCGACGACGAGGCGTCTCTGCAGCTGTTCGCCGCGGTCCTGGGGCAGGAGCGCATCGAGCAGGAGCACGGGACCGCCCACGAAGTGGTGCGGATGTGCGGCGGGCTCCCGCTCGCCCTGCGCATCGTGGCGGGACGGATGCTCAGCCGGCCGCGTTGGACCTTCGAGCACGTCAAACAGCGGCTCAGCGAGCACCACCGGATGTTCCGCGAGCTGCGCATCGAAGGCCACAGCGTCGAAGCCGTCTTCGAACTCTCCTACCAGAGCCTGAACGGGGAACAGCGCCGCGCCTTCCTGACCCTCGGCGTCATGATCGGCGGCACGGTCGATCTGCACGGCGCCGCCGCCCTACTCGACTGCGACCCTCCCGAAGCCGACGACCTGCTCCAAGAACTGGTCAGCGTCTGCCTGCTGGAGGAACCCAGCGTCGATCTGTACCGGTTCCACGACCTGCTCGGGTCCTACGCCCGGGAGAAGGCGGCCACGGACCTCGCCGAAGGGGAGGCCGAGGCGGCGCGGCGCCGGCTCGGCGACCACTACCTGGCCATGGCCGACCGCGCGGCCGGGATGATGGGACCGCGCGGCCACGACGACGAATCGGGGCGGCGCGCCTCATCCCGCTACGAAGCCACGATCGCGGACCGGTCCCAGGCCACCGCGTGGTTCGAACGGCACCAGGACAACCTCGCCTCGGCGGTCGACTTCTACGCGGGCGTCGGCCTGGACGAGCAAGCGTGGCAGCTGGCGGACTCGTTGTGGCGGCATTACGCCAACCACGGCCAGACCGAGCTGATGATGTCCACCCAGGAGAAGGCGCTGGCCGCCAGCCGGGCCAACGGCAACGTGCGCGGCAGTGCGGCCACCCTCATCGGGCTGGGGATCGCACACTGCCTGGCGGGGCGGTTCTCCCATGCGCTGGAACTGCTGAACGAGGCCTGGGAGCTACTCGAAACGATCGACGACGAGCGCGGCAAAGCGCGGGTGAATTCGAGCCTGAGCCTCGTCTACGAGCGGATGGGGCGCTTCCACGACGCCCTCTCCAGCGCCTGGCGGGTCCTGGAGTACGCGCTGTCGATCGAGGACCGCAAGCTCGAAGCGCTCCAGCGTGTGAACCTCGCGATCATGTACCAGATACTCGGCGACGATGAGAAGACGATCGAGTTCTGCCAGATCGCCTTGAGTATCAAGAAGGGGCAAGGGGAGTACGAAACAGCGACGAACGTGCTGCGCACCCTGGGCGAGGTGCACGCCGCACGCCAGGAGCTGGACCAGGCGTTCGCCTACCTCGACGAAGCATTGGACCTCGCCCGCTTCATCGGCTCGCAGCGCGACGAGATCTACGTCCGCAACAGCATGGGGGTCGCCCTGCGCAGGCGCGGCGACGTCGACGCCGCGCTCGGCTCCCACCGCGCCGCGTTGGACCTGGGCGAGGAGATCGGCCAGCACAGCGCCGACGCGGAGATCCTGACGGACCTGGGTACCACTTTCACGCACGCCGGCAGGGTCGAGGAGGCCTACAAGGCGCAGGAGGAGGCGCTCTCGCTCGCACGGGACCGCGGCGAGCTCTATATCCAAGGAAGAGCGCTGATGGGCATCGGCCGACTGGCGTCGAGGCGCGAACAGGCCGTGGAATACCTCGCCGGCGCCGCGAAGATCTTCGTCGACCTGGGTGTTCCCGAGGCCCGCCAGGCCGAGGCCGAGCTGGAGAAGCTGGTCTGA
- a CDS encoding DUF2786 domain-containing protein encodes MTEARQKMIERVRGLLRMAEDPSVTDAESQAFTAKAAELMTRHAIAEAEARAERGEEPESVTRLDFPVSGVGGHGKARVKALAGIAGAYGCQSAVRGNNSTNAERTLIIVGTASALDALRVLLPSISMQMEASAKFTAREHVTNLRELRNYDRSTLATERSRFYRSFVRAYGYAVAERIKEFRARLRDEREDGAESSDSESGQDEAASSRGAEVVLRTDIDRVREDFQSRFPELKPTKPERTHHRAGYRAGYARGRRAEIGMGTAVDNSGTSALSEKE; translated from the coding sequence ATGACTGAAGCTCGTCAGAAGATGATCGAGCGTGTCCGCGGGCTCCTCCGCATGGCGGAGGATCCCTCGGTCACCGATGCCGAGAGCCAGGCGTTCACCGCCAAGGCCGCCGAGCTGATGACCCGGCACGCCATCGCCGAGGCGGAGGCGCGTGCCGAGCGGGGCGAGGAGCCGGAGTCGGTGACGCGCCTGGACTTCCCGGTCTCGGGGGTCGGCGGTCACGGCAAGGCGCGCGTCAAGGCGTTGGCGGGGATCGCAGGGGCCTACGGGTGCCAGTCGGCGGTACGCGGCAACAACTCCACCAACGCCGAGCGGACGCTGATCATCGTCGGCACGGCCAGCGCGCTGGACGCGCTGCGGGTACTGCTGCCCTCGATCAGCATGCAGATGGAGGCCTCGGCCAAGTTCACCGCGCGTGAGCACGTCACCAACCTGCGCGAACTGCGCAACTACGACCGGTCGACGCTGGCCACCGAGCGCAGCCGGTTCTACCGGTCGTTCGTGCGCGCCTACGGGTATGCGGTGGCCGAGCGGATCAAGGAGTTCCGCGCCCGGCTGCGCGACGAACGCGAGGACGGGGCCGAATCGTCGGATTCGGAGTCCGGCCAGGACGAGGCGGCGTCCTCGCGCGGGGCCGAGGTCGTGCTGCGCACCGACATCGACCGGGTTCGCGAGGACTTCCAGAGCCGGTTTCCCGAGCTCAAACCGACGAAGCCGGAGCGCACCCACCACCGGGCCGGGTATCGGGCCGGATACGCGCGGGGGCGCCGTGCCGAGATCGGGATGGGTACTGCGGTCGACAACAGCGGCACTTCGGCACTGTCCGAAAAGGAGTAA
- a CDS encoding PPOX class F420-dependent oxidoreductase, whose protein sequence is MTTAATLLKPFLRYKTALLLTYRDDGLTPHGTAVSVAVADGRVLFRAWEESGKAKRLARNANADLRPCTFNGKPRGGAVRGEVRPLEGDEAKRASLLLARRHPMLQGWAVPMSHKLLKYRTRHYEFVPLDLNHDIENMEGCPD, encoded by the coding sequence ATGACGACCGCAGCCACGCTCCTGAAACCGTTCCTGCGCTACAAGACCGCCCTGCTGCTGACCTACCGCGACGACGGCCTCACCCCCCACGGGACGGCGGTCAGCGTCGCGGTCGCCGACGGGCGCGTCCTCTTCCGCGCCTGGGAGGAATCGGGAAAGGCCAAGCGGCTGGCACGCAACGCCAACGCCGATCTGCGCCCCTGCACATTCAACGGCAAGCCGCGCGGCGGCGCCGTGCGCGGCGAAGTACGCCCCCTGGAGGGCGACGAGGCCAAGCGCGCCTCGCTGCTACTGGCCCGGCGCCACCCCATGCTGCAGGGCTGGGCCGTGCCGATGAGCCACAAGCTGCTGAAGTACCGCACCCGGCACTACGAGTTCGTCCCGCTGGATCTCAACCACGACATCGAGAACATGGAGGGCTGCCCCGACTGA
- a CDS encoding MFS transporter: protein MPHLDRAGDSGSLRRELGAFTAGRLWLALSTSTLVIGATFAAFSYFNPILTALSGFSTDSVPLLLAGYGAATLLGNHVVGRLADRRPAGVLAVGLALNAAFLAAFALLAHVQVWAVAAMLGIGLVGVTMNPAMITRVQRTGNPGSLINTVHASFITLGVILGSSVGGLAVESTGLRGTLWLSAALARGRTRDRAPRPGPPPPPIGPRRAGGAPAPAPHGVSGYPLTHPAAPGASA, encoded by the coding sequence GTGCCGCACCTCGACCGCGCCGGGGACAGCGGGAGCCTGCGCCGGGAACTCGGAGCGTTCACCGCCGGGCGGCTGTGGCTCGCCCTGTCCACATCGACACTGGTCATCGGTGCCACGTTCGCCGCATTCAGCTACTTCAACCCGATCCTCACCGCGCTCTCCGGCTTCAGCACGGATTCGGTCCCGCTGCTGCTGGCGGGCTACGGCGCGGCCACCCTGCTCGGCAACCACGTCGTCGGCAGGCTCGCCGACCGGCGCCCCGCCGGAGTGCTGGCGGTCGGGCTGGCCCTCAACGCGGCCTTCCTCGCCGCCTTCGCGCTGCTGGCCCACGTCCAGGTGTGGGCGGTGGCCGCGATGCTGGGGATCGGACTGGTCGGTGTCACGATGAACCCGGCGATGATCACCCGGGTCCAGCGGACGGGAAACCCGGGATCCCTGATCAACACGGTCCACGCGTCGTTCATCACCCTCGGCGTGATCCTGGGATCCTCCGTCGGCGGCCTCGCCGTGGAGAGCACCGGGCTGCGCGGCACGCTGTGGCTGAGCGCGGCACTGGCTCGTGGCCGGACTCGCGACCGTGCTCCCCGACCTGGTCCGCCGCCCCCGCCGATCGGCCCGCGGCGAGCCGGAGGAGCACCCGCGCCCGCACCTCACGGGGTCAGCGGGTACCCCCTGACCCACCCGGCGGCACCGGGCGCCTCCGCATAA
- a CDS encoding helix-turn-helix domain-containing protein, which yields MYRERAAAAGGVVWTGTAGDGEVHRVVPDGCMDFVWDGARVLVAGPDTVAHFADWKPGRVFVGLRMPPGAGPAAVGVPAHELRDRRVDLEDVWPAGEARRLVEQAGPAPDAGVPLERAAARRTAAGAGADPVMRHAAALLSAGASAARVAEETGMGPRRLHRRSLAAFGYGPRTLGRILRFDRALAAARAGTPFAEVAAAAGYADQAHLAREVKALAGDPLSVLVGHSNGANRSTQWPSGSHTTA from the coding sequence ATGTACCGCGAACGCGCAGCGGCGGCCGGCGGCGTCGTGTGGACCGGCACGGCCGGCGACGGGGAGGTGCACCGGGTGGTGCCGGACGGCTGTATGGACTTCGTCTGGGACGGCGCCCGGGTGCTGGTGGCCGGGCCCGACACGGTCGCGCACTTCGCCGACTGGAAACCGGGCCGCGTGTTCGTCGGACTGCGGATGCCGCCGGGAGCCGGCCCCGCGGCGGTGGGCGTCCCGGCACACGAGCTGCGCGACCGGCGCGTCGACCTGGAGGACGTGTGGCCGGCGGGCGAAGCGCGCCGGCTCGTCGAACAGGCGGGGCCGGCACCGGATGCGGGCGTGCCCCTGGAGCGGGCTGCGGCCCGGCGGACGGCCGCGGGAGCCGGGGCCGACCCCGTGATGCGGCACGCGGCCGCGCTGCTGTCGGCGGGCGCCTCCGCGGCCCGCGTCGCCGAGGAGACCGGGATGGGGCCGCGCCGGCTGCACCGCAGGAGTCTGGCCGCCTTCGGCTACGGTCCCCGGACGCTGGGGCGGATCCTGCGGTTCGACCGGGCGCTGGCCGCGGCCCGGGCGGGCACGCCCTTCGCGGAGGTGGCCGCCGCAGCCGGCTACGCCGACCAGGCCCACCTCGCCCGCGAGGTCAAGGCGCTGGCCGGCGACCCGCTGAGCGTGCTCGTGGGTCACTCCAACGGCGCGAACAGGTCGACCCAATGGCCGTCGGGATCGCACACGACGGCGTAG
- a CDS encoding DoxX family membrane protein translates to MGVLRKQLQRLLAAPFIVDSVETLRDPQPRADALAPFLGRIHAYCPQIPDDPVSVVRAQAVAGVGAGAMLLVGKGTRVASVVMAAQAVPSLLAAAQGRPGDAAGRDSAVKDIGLLGALMLTATEPVRRQPKAVHDAREKAAKAAKAAKAAKAAKAAKTAKPVKAAKAVNAGR, encoded by the coding sequence ATGGGAGTCCTACGTAAACAGCTTCAACGCCTGCTGGCAGCCCCGTTCATCGTCGACTCGGTGGAGACGCTGCGCGACCCGCAGCCGCGTGCCGACGCGCTCGCGCCGTTTCTCGGCCGGATCCACGCCTACTGTCCGCAGATCCCCGACGATCCGGTGTCGGTGGTGCGGGCACAGGCTGTGGCCGGAGTCGGCGCGGGGGCGATGCTTCTGGTCGGCAAGGGCACCCGCGTGGCGAGTGTGGTGATGGCGGCGCAGGCGGTGCCGTCGCTGCTGGCCGCGGCGCAGGGCAGGCCCGGTGACGCCGCCGGGCGCGATTCGGCGGTCAAGGACATCGGGCTGCTCGGCGCCCTGATGCTGACGGCTACCGAGCCGGTGCGCCGGCAGCCGAAAGCCGTGCACGACGCTCGCGAGAAGGCGGCGAAGGCGGCGAAGGCGGCGAAGGCGGCGAAGGCGGCGAAGGCGGCGAAAACCGCGAAGCCCGTGAAAGCGGCGAAGGCTGTGAACGCGGGGCGGTAG
- a CDS encoding SDR family NAD(P)-dependent oxidoreductase, giving the protein MDLNLKDKVAVVTGASKGIGLAVTRRLAEEGAQVVAGSRTTTPDLAELRESNGVAVVNADLAQAEGAESLVAAAVDLHGGIDLLVNNVGASEPVDGITGTDDDAWQRIFDINLFSVVRTTHAAVPAMTGRTDAAIVNISSINAGQPFAMIMHYSAAKAALTNLSRSLAEDLASSGIRVNTVSPGPVRTPLWTAEGDGFANVFAAQDDTTVGDVMDRVLPETMGASLGRVTEPHEVADLTLFLASPRASAITGADYRIDGGITKTV; this is encoded by the coding sequence ATGGATCTCAACCTCAAGGACAAAGTCGCCGTCGTCACCGGAGCGAGCAAGGGAATCGGGCTCGCCGTCACCCGCCGACTCGCGGAGGAAGGTGCGCAGGTCGTCGCCGGCAGCCGGACCACCACACCCGACCTCGCCGAACTGCGCGAGTCGAACGGGGTGGCCGTCGTCAACGCCGACCTCGCACAGGCGGAAGGGGCCGAGAGCCTCGTCGCCGCCGCCGTCGATCTGCACGGGGGAATCGATCTGCTGGTCAACAACGTCGGGGCCAGCGAGCCCGTCGACGGCATCACCGGCACCGACGACGACGCCTGGCAGCGCATCTTCGACATCAACCTGTTCTCGGTCGTGCGCACGACGCACGCGGCCGTCCCCGCGATGACCGGGCGCACCGACGCCGCGATCGTCAACATCAGTTCGATCAACGCCGGGCAGCCGTTCGCGATGATCATGCACTACAGCGCGGCCAAGGCGGCGCTGACCAACCTCAGCCGATCGCTGGCCGAGGACCTGGCGTCCAGCGGCATCCGTGTCAACACGGTCTCGCCGGGCCCGGTGCGCACCCCCTTGTGGACGGCGGAGGGCGACGGCTTCGCCAACGTCTTCGCCGCGCAGGACGACACGACGGTGGGCGACGTGATGGACCGGGTGCTGCCCGAAACCATGGGGGCTTCGCTGGGCCGGGTGACCGAGCCGCACGAGGTCGCCGACCTCACCCTGTTCCTGGCGTCCCCGCGGGCGTCGGCCATCACCGGAGCGGACTACCGGATCGACGGCGGCATCACGAAGACCGTGTGA
- a CDS encoding VOC family protein has product MTAAFSAVGVVTADMAASLAFYRRIGMDIPAEADAQPHVEAELPGGLRILWDTVETVRSFAPDWQPGGGDGGGVALAFACDGPSGVDRLYDDLTAAGYTGRCKPWDAAWGQRYAVVCDPDGHWVDLFAPLE; this is encoded by the coding sequence ATGACAGCAGCTTTCAGCGCCGTCGGCGTCGTCACCGCCGACATGGCCGCCTCACTCGCGTTCTACCGCCGCATCGGAATGGACATCCCGGCCGAGGCCGACGCCCAGCCGCATGTGGAAGCGGAACTGCCGGGCGGGCTGCGGATCCTGTGGGACACCGTCGAGACCGTGCGGTCCTTCGCGCCCGACTGGCAACCGGGCGGCGGCGACGGCGGCGGCGTCGCACTCGCGTTCGCCTGCGACGGCCCGTCCGGCGTGGACCGCCTCTACGACGATCTCACCGCTGCCGGATACACCGGACGGTGCAAGCCCTGGGACGCCGCCTGGGGCCAGCGCTACGCCGTCGTGTGCGATCCCGACGGCCATTGGGTCGACCTGTTCGCGCCGTTGGAGTGA
- a CDS encoding HD domain-containing protein: MRVPSDDEIRAVHAEHAPTREAFDLVYTHCRIISTIAAELLSRAPGGLDPELVRAGSLLHDIGVYRLYDRSGQLDYPRYVRHGILGRDLLAEQGYPDALGRFCSCHTGVGITREDIRSQDLPIPPDDYVAESDEEELVMFADKFHSKSHPPRLVSPETAAGRMRTFGEDKELRFKSLLATYGEPDLRPLHESYGHEIT; encoded by the coding sequence ATGCGGGTACCCAGCGACGACGAGATCCGCGCCGTGCACGCGGAGCACGCCCCCACGCGCGAAGCGTTCGACCTCGTCTACACGCACTGCAGGATCATCAGCACGATCGCCGCCGAACTCCTCTCCCGGGCCCCCGGCGGGCTCGACCCCGAGCTCGTGCGGGCCGGGAGCCTGCTGCACGACATCGGGGTCTACCGCCTCTACGACCGGTCGGGCCAGCTCGACTACCCGCGCTATGTGCGCCACGGCATCCTCGGCCGCGACCTCCTCGCCGAGCAGGGCTACCCGGACGCGCTGGGCCGCTTCTGCTCCTGCCACACGGGCGTGGGAATCACCCGCGAGGACATCCGCTCCCAGGACCTGCCGATCCCTCCGGACGACTACGTGGCGGAATCGGACGAAGAGGAACTCGTCATGTTCGCCGACAAGTTCCACTCCAAGTCCCACCCGCCGAGGCTCGTCTCCCCGGAGACCGCGGCCGGACGGATGCGCACGTTCGGCGAGGACAAGGAACTGCGGTTCAAGTCGCTGCTCGCCACCTACGGCGAGCCCGACCTGCGACCGCTCCACGAGTCCTACGGCCACGAGATCACCTGA